The following proteins are co-located in the Telopea speciosissima isolate NSW1024214 ecotype Mountain lineage chromosome 9, Tspe_v1, whole genome shotgun sequence genome:
- the LOC122639708 gene encoding transcription initiation factor TFIID subunit 11-like, with protein MKQSKDPFEVAFEEQQDLPPDSPVTADKTEAQASTSAIAPDSQEDDLSVNIRPTHPSTLVVAPSAAETAGITKEEEEEEEEENMDVELEKFPSGGDSDKLAKMQSILSQFTEEQMSRYESFRRSGFQKANIKKLVSSITGSPKISVPMTIVVSGIAKMFVGELVETGRIVMTERKETGPIRPCHIREAYRRLKLEGKVPQRAVPRLFR; from the exons ATGAAGCAATCAAAGGATCCATTTGAGGTAGCCTTTGAGGAGCAGCAAGACTTGCCCCCTGACTCCCCTGTTACGGCTGATAAGACCGAAGCTCAAGCTTCCACGTCAGCTATTGCCCCTGACAGTCAAGAGGATGACCTCAGTGTCAACATTCGGCCCACCCACCCATCAACATTGGTGGTGGCTCCATCAGCTGCAGAAACTGCTGGaataacaaaagaagaggaagaagaggaggaagaagagaacatgGATGTCGAGCTTGAAAAATTTCCGTCTGGTGGTGACTCTGACAAATTGGCAAAGATGCA GTCAATTTTATCTCAATTCACAGAGGAACAGATGAGCAGGTATGAGTCATTTCGGAGATCTGGGTTTCAGAAAGCTAACATAAAAAAG TTGGTATCAAGCATCACTGGGAGTCCGAAAATCTCTGTACCCATGACGATTGTAGTTTCGGGTATAGCAAAAATGTTTGTTGGCGAGCTTGTGGAAACAG GGAGGATAGTTATGACAGAGAGAAAGGAGACTGGCCCTATCAGGCCTTGCCACATCCGGGAAGCTTATAGAAGACTGAAGCTTGAAGGTAAGGTACCACAGAGAGCAGTTCCAAGGCTCTTCCGGTAG
- the LOC122639709 gene encoding uncharacterized protein LOC122639709, which yields MSGAQGSQPKESLTATTYESAEGGENKTRTDPRSTEDVGGIQVEKLQDKVKDAAGKGGPVFDAGKDENKQDLGVTGTS from the coding sequence ATGTCCGGAGCGCAAGGTTCCCAACCCAAAGAGTCGCTGACTGCGACGACATACGAATCGGCGGAAGGAGGTGAGAACAAGACGAGGACTGATCCCCGATCCACCGAGGATGTCGGAGGAATTCAGGTAGAGAAGCTTCAAGACAAGGTCAAAGACGCTGCCGGCAAAGGTGGGCCTGTCTTTGATGCTGGTAAAGATGAAAACAAACAAGACCTCGGTGTCACTGGCACCAGTTAG